The following proteins come from a genomic window of Chloroflexota bacterium:
- a CDS encoding thioesterase family protein, with protein sequence MPELKPGLAGESSQVVTDAQTAAVYGSGFVPAYATPAMIALMENAGATAMQPCLAPGQTSVGVEVNVKHLAATPVGMTVRARAELLAVEGRRVTFKVEAWDDQEMIGEGTHMRAVIDDARFRERLAAKSKQ encoded by the coding sequence ATGCCAGAACTGAAACCCGGTTTGGCGGGCGAATCATCCCAGGTTGTCACCGACGCGCAGACCGCGGCGGTGTACGGCAGTGGCTTTGTGCCCGCGTACGCGACTCCCGCGATGATCGCGTTGATGGAGAACGCCGGCGCGACCGCAATGCAACCTTGCCTTGCGCCGGGGCAAACGTCCGTCGGCGTCGAGGTGAATGTCAAGCATCTCGCCGCGACGCCGGTTGGGATGACCGTGCGCGCGCGCGCCGAGCTACTCGCGGTCGAAGGACGACGCGTGACGTTCAAGGTCGAGGCATGGGACGACCAGGAAATGATCGGCGAAGGCACGCACATGCGCGCGGTGATTGACGACGCGCGGTTTAGGGAACGACTGGCGGCGAAAAGTAAACAGTAA